The sequence CAGAAGCTGATCCCCAAGAACTCGACGACATTGTTTTCCTCTCTAGCTCCACTTCTTCTGACCACCAGCTCGAATCGTTCGTTGGCCCAAACTCGTTGCCCACTTGAAACCATTCTTTAGAACCACATGATCTGTTCATAAGGTCCATGTTATGATTATCTAATTGAAGGTCCTGCGAAAAACCGAAATTAGGTTGAAATTCGTTAGCAGGGTTGAGGGCTTGTTCTACGTTGTCTGAATAGATAGGAGATGCTCCATTGCTGAGCTCAGCTAGATTGATATGACTCTTCTGATGAACAAAGTTAACTCCTAGAGGGTGGAGGGTTTCTTGGGATGCTAGCTTAGAGTTTTGAGCCGGAGTAGTCTGCAGCAATGGATGAAGCTTGGGCCACAAGATAGGGTTGTTGTAGAAACTAGAGAAGGGGCTTTGTAAGTTCTGAAGCTGCATGTGAAGTTGAAGCCTCTCTAGAGCCGAGTTACTCAGATTTTGAGgactcttgttgttgttgttgctgataTTGTTTTCATTCGAATGGATGATGGAGTCTTG is a genomic window of Brassica napus cultivar Da-Ae chromosome A2, Da-Ae, whole genome shotgun sequence containing:
- the LOC106417608 gene encoding transcription factor MYB36-like; this translates as MGRAPCCDKANVKKGPWSPEEDVKLKDYIDKYGTGGNWIALPQKIGLKRCGKSCRLRWLNYLRPNIKHGGFSEEEDSIILNLYISIGSRWSIIAAQLPGRTDNDIKNYWNTKLKKKLLGRQKQMNCQDSIIHSNENNISNNNNKSPQNLSNSALERLQLHMQLQNLQSPFSSFYNNPILWPKLHPLLQTTPAQNSKLASQETLHPLGVNFVHQKSHINLAELSNGASPIYSDNVEQALNPANEFQPNFGFSQDLQLDNHNMDLMNRSCGSKEWFQVGNEFGPTNDSSWWSEEVELERKTMSSSSWGSASVLDQTTEGVGILQDYTQMSYHSV